The following coding sequences lie in one Metallumcola ferriviriculae genomic window:
- the glmS gene encoding glutamine--fructose-6-phosphate transaminase (isomerizing) encodes MCGIVGYIGPKPAAPVLLEGLAKLEYRGYDSAGIATICGEQIKVIKQKGKLEVLEAALADEELGGSIGIGHTRWATHGKPSDENAHPHYDCSGRFAVVHNGIIENYQDLKDELIKEGHTFRSETDTEVLAHLVEKFYNGDLLETINQVIKQVDGAYAMVILSTDEPDKLVCARKDSPLVVGLGEGENFLASDIPAILKHTRKTFIMEDGEVAVVTDQRVEVFNQKGKVDKEVYQVDWDIEAAEKGGYPHFMLKEIFEQPRALRATLKGRLDNGGVLLDELKQIKNLNDINKVYFVACGTAYHAGLVGKYVMENLARIPAEADIASEFRYRDPLIDENTLVVVISQSGETADTLAAMREAQSKGAPVVAITNVVGSSVSREADAVIYTWAGPEVAVASTKAYLTQLAAAYLLGLFIGQERKVLTSDQVTSVTQALRELPEQLEQVLGHAETVEKLAGEWAKREDAFFIGRGLDYAVSLEGSLKLKEISYIHAEAYAAGELKHGTLALITEGIPVVALATQSSIYDKTVSNIKEVKARGAHVTAVVFEDSNISQSVDQVITIPNTIPLLAPILTVVPLQLLAYYAAVARGSDVDKPRNLAKSVTVE; translated from the coding sequence ATGTGCGGCATCGTTGGCTACATTGGCCCTAAACCGGCTGCGCCGGTACTATTGGAGGGTCTTGCTAAATTAGAGTATAGAGGATATGATTCTGCAGGCATTGCCACCATTTGCGGTGAGCAGATAAAGGTAATAAAGCAAAAAGGTAAGCTTGAGGTACTGGAGGCGGCACTGGCAGATGAGGAATTAGGCGGCAGTATTGGTATCGGGCACACCCGTTGGGCGACCCACGGGAAGCCATCGGATGAAAACGCCCATCCCCATTATGACTGCAGCGGTAGATTTGCCGTAGTGCATAATGGTATTATTGAGAACTACCAAGATTTAAAAGACGAACTAATTAAGGAAGGCCATACCTTCAGGTCTGAGACGGACACAGAAGTACTGGCCCATCTGGTAGAGAAATTCTATAATGGTGATTTGTTGGAGACAATAAACCAAGTAATTAAACAGGTAGATGGTGCTTATGCCATGGTGATACTGTCTACAGACGAACCGGATAAACTAGTGTGCGCCCGAAAAGACAGCCCCTTGGTAGTGGGATTAGGCGAAGGCGAAAACTTCCTCGCTTCAGATATCCCGGCGATTCTTAAGCATACTCGGAAAACCTTCATCATGGAAGATGGCGAGGTAGCGGTGGTTACCGATCAAAGGGTAGAGGTATTTAACCAAAAAGGGAAAGTAGATAAAGAAGTCTATCAGGTAGATTGGGATATAGAAGCCGCAGAAAAGGGCGGCTACCCCCACTTTATGCTGAAAGAAATCTTTGAGCAGCCCCGAGCATTGAGAGCTACCCTAAAAGGACGACTGGATAACGGCGGCGTGCTGCTAGATGAACTTAAACAAATTAAGAACTTAAATGATATTAATAAAGTCTACTTCGTGGCCTGTGGTACTGCCTATCATGCCGGGCTTGTGGGCAAATATGTGATGGAAAACCTAGCGCGAATCCCGGCGGAGGCAGACATTGCCTCGGAATTTCGCTATCGGGACCCGCTAATTGACGAAAATACCCTAGTAGTGGTAATCAGTCAGTCCGGCGAAACGGCCGATACCCTGGCAGCCATGCGGGAAGCCCAGTCCAAGGGCGCACCGGTGGTCGCCATCACTAATGTGGTGGGAAGCTCAGTTTCCCGGGAGGCAGATGCCGTCATCTATACCTGGGCCGGACCGGAGGTAGCAGTGGCCTCCACCAAGGCCTATCTGACCCAGTTGGCGGCAGCATATCTCTTAGGACTCTTTATAGGTCAGGAGAGAAAAGTTCTGACATCGGATCAGGTAACCAGTGTTACTCAGGCCTTAAGGGAACTGCCGGAGCAGCTGGAGCAGGTACTCGGGCATGCGGAAACAGTGGAAAAATTGGCAGGTGAATGGGCTAAAAGAGAAGACGCCTTCTTCATCGGCCGCGGCTTAGACTATGCTGTTTCTTTAGAAGGTTCCCTGAAATTAAAAGAGATTTCCTATATCCACGCCGAGGCCTACGCCGCCGGCGAATTGAAGCACGGCACCTTGGCCCTAATTACCGAAGGCATACCGGTAGTGGCTCTAGCCACTCAAAGCAGTATCTATGATAAGACCGTATCCAACATCAAGGAAGTAAAAGCCCGCGGTGCCCATGTCACCGCTGTGGTCTTTGAAGACTCAAACATCAGTCAGTCCGTGGACCAAGTCATCACCATCCCCAACACCATCCCGCTGCTGGCACCGATACTGACGGTAGTACCGCTACAGTTGCTTGCGTACTATGCTGCAGTAGCAAGAGGGTCGGACGTTGATAAGCCAAGGAATTTGGCTAAGAGTGTGACGGTGGAGTAA
- the glmM gene encoding phosphoglucosamine mutase, with protein sequence MRLFGTDGVRGVANEELTPELAFKLGQAGARVLGKGKEKPKIVIGKDTRISGDMLEAALVAGICSVGSDALLVGIVPTPAVSYLTRELGADAGVVISASHNPVADNGIKFFGSQGFKLDDDVEDDIEREAAKVEDSGRPVGENVGRAVRVMDAEKRYINFLKGTIRTDLKGIKVVVDCANGAASGASPKALWELGADVIPIFNDPDGVNINKDCGSTHIEALQQAVLAHGADIGLAHDGDADRVLAVDEKGRLVDGDQIMVILAKDLMEKGQLRKDTLVVTVMSNLGLHLALKENGIKTPQTKVGDRYVLEKMREIDATLGGEQSGHIIFLDHNTTGDGVLTGLQLMQVVKETGKSLSVLAGLMQRLPQVLVNVRVKDKQESMTHPTVTAAIAGAEESLGGKGRILVRPSGTEPLLRIMGEGTDEAEIKQIVESIAQVVRENV encoded by the coding sequence ATGAGATTATTCGGAACCGATGGCGTAAGGGGAGTAGCCAATGAAGAATTAACCCCTGAGCTGGCCTTTAAACTGGGTCAGGCCGGGGCTCGAGTGCTGGGTAAGGGGAAGGAAAAACCCAAAATAGTAATCGGTAAGGATACCCGTATTTCCGGAGATATGCTGGAAGCAGCTTTGGTAGCGGGGATATGCTCAGTGGGCAGCGATGCTTTATTAGTCGGGATTGTACCTACACCCGCGGTCAGTTATTTAACTAGAGAACTCGGTGCTGATGCCGGGGTGGTAATTTCCGCATCCCATAACCCTGTGGCAGATAACGGTATTAAATTCTTTGGTAGCCAAGGTTTTAAGCTTGATGATGATGTGGAAGATGATATTGAAAGAGAAGCTGCAAAGGTGGAAGACAGCGGTCGTCCGGTGGGGGAAAATGTAGGTCGGGCAGTCAGGGTGATGGATGCCGAAAAACGTTACATAAACTTCTTGAAAGGAACTATTCGTACAGATTTAAAGGGTATTAAAGTGGTGGTGGACTGCGCTAATGGTGCTGCCTCCGGCGCTTCTCCCAAAGCCCTCTGGGAATTGGGTGCAGATGTGATTCCTATCTTTAATGATCCCGATGGGGTGAATATTAATAAAGATTGCGGTTCTACCCATATTGAAGCATTGCAGCAAGCAGTTTTGGCTCATGGTGCCGATATTGGTCTCGCCCATGACGGCGATGCAGACAGGGTGCTGGCGGTAGACGAGAAAGGCCGGCTAGTGGACGGTGACCAGATTATGGTAATCCTGGCCAAAGATTTAATGGAAAAGGGACAATTAAGGAAGGATACCCTGGTAGTGACAGTAATGAGCAATCTGGGCCTGCATCTGGCCTTGAAGGAAAATGGTATCAAAACACCTCAAACCAAGGTAGGAGACCGCTATGTACTTGAAAAAATGCGGGAGATTGACGCGACACTGGGTGGCGAGCAGTCAGGTCATATTATATTCTTAGACCATAATACCACCGGTGACGGTGTGCTTACCGGGTTACAGCTTATGCAGGTAGTTAAGGAAACCGGTAAGTCTCTTTCGGTCCTTGCAGGATTAATGCAGCGCCTGCCTCAGGTGCTGGTAAATGTACGGGTGAAGGATAAGCAGGAAAGCATGACACATCCTACGGTGACGGCAGCCATTGCCGGCGCAGAAGAAAGCTTGGGCGGTAAAGGCCGCATCCTGGTGCGCCCTTCCGGTACCGAACCTTTGCTGCGCATTATGGGTGAAGGAACCGATGAAGCGGAGATCAAGCAAATAGTGGAAAGTATTGCCCAGGTAGTGAGGGAGAATGTATAA